One Maribacter sp. HTCC2170 genomic window, AGCTTTCAATTCAGCGGTAATCGCCAAAGCCGAACATATTCCTAAAACCTGAATGGTAATCGGGTTATTATCTGCAAGTGGATCTAAGATCAGATTTGCATCTTTTTTTGATAGTAGCGCCATATTATTTAACTCTAATCGTTTCTAAATAGTCCTTATAAAGATTAACACTCTCACGAATCATATCAGAAACTCCGTTTCCTGTAATTGTAGCTCCAGCAAGTGCATCAACTTCATTATCATCCTTAATTTCATTCAAAGGGTCATTATTTCCTTTTGCAACAGCAATACCTTCATACTGGGTGCCAGAAAGAATTGATTCGCCAGTAAAATCATCCATGAAGTAACGTTGTTTAATATTTGCCCCTAACCCTGGTGTTTCAGCAGCATGGTCAAAATAAACTCCCTGCACTACCATATCATCATCTAAAGCAACAAAGCCCCAAATGGCATCCCAAAGTCCTTTACCTCTCATAGGAATAATATAGAAATCGGCACCATCTTTATTTCCAACGAACAACGGCAATTTTCTAGTCTCACCATTTTTTGCAGCTGTAGCCTGTTTTTTTAAATCTATTAAATAAGCCTGATCGTCTTTGGTAATCTTATCACCTTCAATAATCAATTGCGCCTTAATATATTTAGTGAACTCTCCTGCCACCTTATCTGTAGGAATAAAACTTACACTGCCTTCACCTTCATTTTCATTTATACCCATGGCATAAAGAATGTTCTGCTGTTTTTCCAAGCGTTCATTTTCTTTGATCTTATCGCTCAAAGAGGAAGCCAAAAAGGCCAAAACCGTACCAACAATAACAACCATTACGGCCGCAAAAATCACTGTGTAACTATTCTTGTCTGTATTAATTGCCATGATTAAACTGTTTCTGCTTTTAATTCTTCTGCTTTACTTTCCGAATCCTTCGGTAAAATCGTAGCATTCTTAAGTCGTTTTAAACGCTTTTTCACATTACCTTGAACAACATAGTGATCAATAGTTGGTGCGAACACGTTCATTAATAAGATTGCCAAGAAAACCCCCTCTGGGTAAGCTGGATTGAAAACACGTATCATTACCGAAATAAACCCGATTAAAAATCCGTATATCCATTTTCCTCTATTAGTCTGTGCTCCAGTAACGGGATCGGTGGCCATATACACAATACCAAAGGCCAAACCACCCACCAATAAATGTTTCCAATAATCAAAGCTCATTAGCCCGTAGAACTTACTGGTTTCAGTAATAATTTCAGCATCAACCACAAGATTGAAAACCAAGCCCATAACCAAAGAGCCAATAACTGCACTAAGCATAATTCTCCAACTAGCTATTTTACTGAATATCAAAAACAGACCACCTAAAAGGATTAACAATGCTGAAGTTTCACCCACGGATCCTGGAATAAAACCATAAAACATATCCATAGTGGAATAGGTCATTTCAGCACCTTTGTTCTGCGCCAAAAATCCCAATACCGTTTCACCTGAAATAGCATCGGCAGTTCCTGCCCTATCAACAGCTTCATGAACCCAAACCTTATCCCCACTCATCCAAGTTGGGTAAGCGAAGAACAAAAAGGCCCTAATAGTCAATGCAGGATTTAAGATATTCATTCCGGTACCACCAAAAACCTCTTTACCAATTACCACACCGAATACTACGGCAACGGCCAACATCCATAAAGGTGTATCAATAGGTACTATTAGAGGAACCAACATACCTGTGACCAAATACCCTTCTTCAACCTCATGACCTTTTATCACGGCAAAAATGAATTCAACGCCAAGTCCAACTCCGTAAGAAACCACCAATAATGGTAATACCTTTACTATTCCTATCCAGAAATTATCCCAAGTAAGGAAATGTTCCATAAGCGAAAATTCCGACGGAAAACCGTTTATCGCTGAAAAATGTTGATACCCAGCATTGAACATAGAAAACAACAATACCGGAACCAAGGCCAATATCACTGTGTTCATTGTACGCTTTAAATCATCCGCACCTCTCACATGGGAACCGGAATGTGTTGTTTCATCCGGTGCGAACAAGAATGTATGGAACGCATTGAATGCAGGTGCCATCTTCTTATCCCTAAAATGGTGCTTTAGTATGTGAAGCCTTTTCTTAAGAGTCAATCTTTTATCACTCATCTTTTAGCCTATTTCTTTTTGTAATAAATCCAACCCTTCTCGAATAATCTGTTGGTGAGGTTGTTTTGAAATGCAAATAAATTCAGTTAATGAAAAATCCTCAGGAGCCACTTCATATAGTCCCAATTGTTCCATCTCATCAAGATCTTTTACCATACATGCTTTTAATAATTGCATGGGAAAAATATCCATTGGAAAAACTTCTTCATATTGCCCTGTTACAACAAATGCCCTGTGTTCACCATTGGTGTTTGTTGTAAGATCGTATTTTTTCTTAGGTTGTAACCAAGAAAAGGTCATTGCTCTTGTAGTAGATATTTTATTGAAAATTGGTTTGTTCCAACCAAACAGTTCATAGTCATCTCCTTCTGGAATAGCGGTAACGGTATTGTTATAATAACCTAAATACCCATCAGGTCTGGTTTTTGAGCCTGTTAGAACATCACCATTGATTACTCTAAAGTTCTCACCGTTCACGCCACTTCCATACAGGAAGGTAGATATCTCCGTTCCGATTTTTGTTGTGAAATATTTTGGATCCTTTACTGAGGAGCCCACCAAGGCAACAACACGTTCTGAATTGAATTTCCCGGTCAAAAGCAGTTCACCCATTATCACCAAATCTTGAGGAGAAACCGTCCAAACAACCTCACCTTTATTGATAGGGGCTATTTTGTTAATTTGAGTTCCTACCAAACCAGCAGGGTGAGGACCAGAAACTTTATGAAGCTCTATTCCTTTTAATCCTGCCAAAGGTGAATTAGAATTTGCAACAGAAACATGAACCTTACCAGGTGTCATTTTTCCTAAAGCCGTAATAGCCGCTTGAAGTTCATTCTCTTTTCCTTGAAGCACATAATCGCTATATGCCGCTAAAGGTGCTGTTGTATATCCTGAAACGAAAATTGCTTTTGGATTTGCATCAGGATTTGCAATAATATCATATGGTCTTTGTTTTACAAATGGCCAACACCCAGATTTCAACAAATGTGCCTTAACTTCTTTTGAGGAAGCATTTTCTATATTAAAAATACCGTTGTCGGTATCGGTTTGTGTTTTATCTGCCAGAATTTTTAAGGTAATAATTCTTCTCCTAGCACCACGAACGATTTCAACAAGCTCGCCACTCACCGGGGAAACGAACATCATTTCCTCACAGTTCTTATTATAAAATAAAGGCTGGCCAGCTTTTACCTCGGCACCTTGTTTAACTAGCATTTTTGGAGTTATGCCATGAAAATCTTCAAGATTTATAGCATAAACATTGCTTAATACCGCTTTTGAAGTCGTTTGTTCAGCAGCACCTACAAGGTTAATGTTCAACCCCTTTCTTATTCGAATGTCTTTAGACATATTATTGTAGACCTTAGGTTAACAAAATTTCGGGCAAAAATAGCATTTAATAGAAAGTATTCATAATTATCGACTATAAATTTGGGCAATACAACGATGTAAATTTGTTAGGTATGGTTTTTGTTTACCTTTACCGGAAAATTTAACTATAAATGCGCCTTTTTCTTACACAACTAATGTTCTTGCTTTTTGCATCAACCGGACTAAGTCAAGTCCAGGAGGAAGTAAATCCACCAGAGCATATTAAGTCGGTCATTTTCAAAGGCGAAAAAGAAGATCAATTTCCAATTGTTGAGATAGGCGAACCCATCTTTTTGGAGTTTGATGACCTCTTGGCAAATGAACAGGATTATTACTACAAAATAGTTCATTGTGATTACGATTGGTCACCATCAAGATTATTAAAATCACAATATCTAAGTGGTATTGACAACCAAAGAATATTGGATTATGAAAACAGTTATTCAACTTTACAATCCTATTCCAATTATAAACTAACCATTCCGAACAGCAATGTTCGATTAAAGGTTAGCGGAAACTATCTACTTGAAATTTACAACAGTAGTTACGAATTACAGTTTTCCAGAAAGTTTGTAGTATATAAAGATTTGGTTAAAGTAGGAGGTATTATAAAGCGCTCGCGTGATTTCGAATACTTGAACGAAAAACAAGTAGTCCAATTTAATATTAATGCTGGGAATTTTAGATTGGTCAACCCCAAGAAAGAAGTTAAGGTTGCCTTATTACAGAATTATCATTGGCCTACAGCTGTTTTTAATATTAAGCCCCAATTTACGCTAGGCAGTGAACTAGTCTATAAATATGATAAGGAAACCAGTTTTTTTGGAGGTAATGAATATTTGAATTTTGACACAAAAGATTTGCGAGCTCCAAGTTCGGCCATTTCCCATATAGAAATAGGAGAGCTATACAATCATTATTTATTTTCAAACCGGATTAGAGCAAATAGACCCTATACCTACTTCCCAGATATAAATGGTGATTTTGTTGTGCGAACATTACAGGGTACTGATGTGTCGCGGGAAGCCGAGTACACCAATGTTCATTTTAGCCTACCCTATTCAGATGCCATTGGGTTAGATGATGTATATGTTTATGGGAAACATAATAATTATGCTTTCACAAATGAAAACAAGATGATCTATAATGAAAAGAATGGTATGATGGAAGGCACTGTAAAAATGAAACAAGGTTTTTATAATTATAAATATGTTATTCAACGAGGGAGCGAACAAATAGACCTCAATACAATCTCCGGTAATTTTCATTTTACAGAAAACACTTATACAATACTCGTCTACTATCGAAATTTTGGTGACCTCTATGATAGCATAATCGGTGTAGGGTCTGCCAACTCACAAAATATAAGCAATTAGTGTATATTTAACCCTTTGGGAATAAAATATGCACAACAAGTTAGTTTCTTACACAAAGGGTAGATACCAATTAAAACATAGAGGCACGGAATGCAAAAACTGTGGTCATCCTTTGGACATTAGTGACAAGTATTGTCCTAATTGTTCTCAAGCGAACAGCACCAAGAAATTAACTTTAAAGGATTTTTTCGATGAGTTTTTTTCCACCCTAATATCCTATGACTCAAAATTACTGAAAACCCTTGTCGCATTGTTGTGGTTTCCCGGTAAAATCACAAAAGACTATATAAATGGCAAAAGGGTTTCTTACACCAATCCATTTCGGTTTTTATTGAGTTTGGCGATCATTTATTTTCTAATGATAAGCTATGATAACGATTTTGCTGAGTGGGACAAATTTGGGTCGACAACTCAGACATCAGATTATTTGGATGAAAATGGCACTCTTAGTTTTAATTTTGGAGATGAAGAACAGCAGAACCAGCTGCAGGATGTAATGGATTCGTTAAAACTTAATACAGAAATCAAAAAAGCTACCGACTTAAAAAAAAGTAGAGACTCAACTCTATTGAGCAACCCCGAATTTCATTTTAAAAAAAACAAAAACAGCACATTTAAAAAAAGAATTCCAGAAAAATTTGAAGTTTTGACTCTTTTAATAAAAGAAAGAAACTTAAGAAGATTTAGTGAATTAAAAGAAAAATATGGAATTCCTGAAACTAGAGAAAATAGAATAATCTTTAATACTTCTGGTAGTGTTTCTAAATTTTCGAGACAACCTGGTTCGTTTACAAATGACCTTATTTCCAAACTCCCGTTTACAACATTTTTCTTTTTACCAGTGTTCGCTATATTCATTTGGCTGGCATACATCAGAAAAAAATATAATTACACCGATCATCTCATCTTTAGCTTCCATAATCAATCTTTGTTATTTATCTTGCTCATTATTAGTTTCTTAGTGAATTCGATTTTTAATGTAAATAGCGGTTGGATTTTCATTACCATTTTTTCAACCTATCTGTTTTTGTCCATGAAAAAATTCTATAATCAAGGAACTTTTAAAACAATAATTAAATACCTATTTCTTAATACGATTTTTTTTATTTTAGCAGGCATTTCAGTAATCCTACTATTCGCTGGAAGCTTAATCACTTACTAGGATGCGCATGATAACACAAGTTACGAAGGGGATAAAAATATCAGTAAAGACCAGTTTTGAAGGTACTTTTTTTAAGAATTACAAGATGCATTTCGCATTTGGCTATACCATCACTATTGAAAATCAAAGTAAAGATTCAGTTCAATTAACCTCTCGTCATTGGCAGATTTATGATTCGCTCAATGAAACCGAAATGTTGGATGGTGAAGGGGTTATTGGCAAAAAACCGGTAATCAAACCTGGCGAGTCCCACACTTATAATTCTGGTTGTTTGTTATGTTCCCCTGTAGGTGCAATGAAAGGCCACTATAATATGGTAAAACTAAATTCTTCGGATAGTTTTAGGGTGTACATTCCTACCTTCAGATTCAGCGCCCCTTTTGCACTGAATTAAGATTTTTCTTTTCACTTATTTTTAGTTTTTTATCCTTTACCAATTCTGTACCTTTGGTCAGTTTTTTAATTTAAAATTACAACT contains:
- a CDS encoding Na(+)-translocating NADH-quinone reductase subunit C, producing the protein MAINTDKNSYTVIFAAVMVVIVGTVLAFLASSLSDKIKENERLEKQQNILYAMGINENEGEGSVSFIPTDKVAGEFTKYIKAQLIIEGDKITKDDQAYLIDLKKQATAAKNGETRKLPLFVGNKDGADFYIIPMRGKGLWDAIWGFVALDDDMVVQGVYFDHAAETPGLGANIKQRYFMDDFTGESILSGTQYEGIAVAKGNNDPLNEIKDDNEVDALAGATITGNGVSDMIRESVNLYKDYLETIRVK
- a CDS encoding Na(+)-translocating NADH-quinone reductase subunit A gives rise to the protein MSKDIRIRKGLNINLVGAAEQTTSKAVLSNVYAINLEDFHGITPKMLVKQGAEVKAGQPLFYNKNCEEMMFVSPVSGELVEIVRGARRRIITLKILADKTQTDTDNGIFNIENASSKEVKAHLLKSGCWPFVKQRPYDIIANPDANPKAIFVSGYTTAPLAAYSDYVLQGKENELQAAITALGKMTPGKVHVSVANSNSPLAGLKGIELHKVSGPHPAGLVGTQINKIAPINKGEVVWTVSPQDLVIMGELLLTGKFNSERVVALVGSSVKDPKYFTTKIGTEISTFLYGSGVNGENFRVINGDVLTGSKTRPDGYLGYYNNTVTAIPEGDDYELFGWNKPIFNKISTTRAMTFSWLQPKKKYDLTTNTNGEHRAFVVTGQYEEVFPMDIFPMQLLKACMVKDLDEMEQLGLYEVAPEDFSLTEFICISKQPHQQIIREGLDLLQKEIG
- a CDS encoding DUF3667 domain-containing protein gives rise to the protein MHNKLVSYTKGRYQLKHRGTECKNCGHPLDISDKYCPNCSQANSTKKLTLKDFFDEFFSTLISYDSKLLKTLVALLWFPGKITKDYINGKRVSYTNPFRFLLSLAIIYFLMISYDNDFAEWDKFGSTTQTSDYLDENGTLSFNFGDEEQQNQLQDVMDSLKLNTEIKKATDLKKSRDSTLLSNPEFHFKKNKNSTFKKRIPEKFEVLTLLIKERNLRRFSELKEKYGIPETRENRIIFNTSGSVSKFSRQPGSFTNDLISKLPFTTFFFLPVFAIFIWLAYIRKKYNYTDHLIFSFHNQSLLFILLIISFLVNSIFNVNSGWIFITIFSTYLFLSMKKFYNQGTFKTIIKYLFLNTIFFILAGISVILLFAGSLITY
- a CDS encoding DUF5103 domain-containing protein, whose protein sequence is MRLFLTQLMFLLFASTGLSQVQEEVNPPEHIKSVIFKGEKEDQFPIVEIGEPIFLEFDDLLANEQDYYYKIVHCDYDWSPSRLLKSQYLSGIDNQRILDYENSYSTLQSYSNYKLTIPNSNVRLKVSGNYLLEIYNSSYELQFSRKFVVYKDLVKVGGIIKRSRDFEYLNEKQVVQFNINAGNFRLVNPKKEVKVALLQNYHWPTAVFNIKPQFTLGSELVYKYDKETSFFGGNEYLNFDTKDLRAPSSAISHIEIGELYNHYLFSNRIRANRPYTYFPDINGDFVVRTLQGTDVSREAEYTNVHFSLPYSDAIGLDDVYVYGKHNNYAFTNENKMIYNEKNGMMEGTVKMKQGFYNYKYVIQRGSEQIDLNTISGNFHFTENTYTILVYYRNFGDLYDSIIGVGSANSQNISN
- a CDS encoding NADH:ubiquinone reductase (Na(+)-transporting) subunit B; this encodes MSDKRLTLKKRLHILKHHFRDKKMAPAFNAFHTFLFAPDETTHSGSHVRGADDLKRTMNTVILALVPVLLFSMFNAGYQHFSAINGFPSEFSLMEHFLTWDNFWIGIVKVLPLLVVSYGVGLGVEFIFAVIKGHEVEEGYLVTGMLVPLIVPIDTPLWMLAVAVVFGVVIGKEVFGGTGMNILNPALTIRAFLFFAYPTWMSGDKVWVHEAVDRAGTADAISGETVLGFLAQNKGAEMTYSTMDMFYGFIPGSVGETSALLILLGGLFLIFSKIASWRIMLSAVIGSLVMGLVFNLVVDAEIITETSKFYGLMSFDYWKHLLVGGLAFGIVYMATDPVTGAQTNRGKWIYGFLIGFISVMIRVFNPAYPEGVFLAILLMNVFAPTIDHYVVQGNVKKRLKRLKNATILPKDSESKAEELKAETV
- the apaG gene encoding Co2+/Mg2+ efflux protein ApaG; this translates as MITQVTKGIKISVKTSFEGTFFKNYKMHFAFGYTITIENQSKDSVQLTSRHWQIYDSLNETEMLDGEGVIGKKPVIKPGESHTYNSGCLLCSPVGAMKGHYNMVKLNSSDSFRVYIPTFRFSAPFALN